The following are from one region of the Rhodopirellula sp. P2 genome:
- a CDS encoding SAM-dependent methyltransferase, with protein MMCCAHGAETLVKEQIASEGWRLAFSRPGFVTAKHDQKRQPPTGVFIRTASRSLGSAKSDHSSVMIEKLQQAIASEKVPFDQLHVWPRDRTAIGRFDFEPGIDEVSAAVADEIWSALHDASASEGPGLLCARPNQIAENGQRILDVVLVDPSQWFFGTHESTTLPTRWPGGVQPIEPAYEPISRAYFKAAESIAWSGFDMRPGDLAVEVGSAPGGACGRLLELGMQVIGVDPAEMDPRIADHPRFIHYPARAGDLPRRVFRGAKWLLVDSTVKPDATLSTVRNMVDSRETSFRGLLITMKLGEYENAAHVERWCNFIRTWGVERLEVRQLARNRCEVCVAVTMPA; from the coding sequence ATGATGTGCTGCGCCCACGGCGCCGAGACTTTGGTCAAAGAACAGATTGCCAGCGAAGGATGGCGTCTGGCGTTTTCGCGTCCGGGCTTTGTCACCGCCAAACACGATCAAAAACGGCAACCACCCACCGGCGTCTTCATTCGGACCGCGTCTCGATCACTGGGGTCGGCCAAGAGCGATCATTCATCCGTGATGATCGAGAAACTGCAACAAGCCATCGCCTCCGAAAAGGTGCCGTTTGACCAATTGCATGTTTGGCCGCGAGACCGCACCGCGATTGGCCGGTTCGATTTTGAACCCGGCATCGATGAAGTTTCGGCGGCGGTTGCCGACGAGATCTGGTCGGCTCTGCACGACGCGTCGGCCTCGGAAGGGCCTGGATTGTTGTGCGCTCGCCCAAACCAAATCGCCGAGAACGGCCAACGCATCCTGGATGTGGTGCTGGTCGATCCCTCTCAGTGGTTCTTTGGAACTCACGAATCCACCACGCTGCCAACACGTTGGCCGGGCGGTGTCCAACCCATTGAACCGGCCTACGAACCGATTTCCCGAGCCTATTTCAAAGCGGCGGAATCAATCGCTTGGAGTGGCTTCGACATGCGTCCCGGTGACTTGGCCGTGGAAGTTGGAAGTGCTCCCGGCGGAGCCTGCGGCCGATTGCTGGAACTGGGAATGCAGGTCATCGGCGTCGACCCAGCGGAAATGGACCCGCGGATCGCCGACCATCCCCGCTTCATCCACTACCCCGCTCGGGCGGGTGACCTGCCACGACGAGTTTTTCGCGGCGCCAAGTGGTTGCTGGTCGACTCGACGGTCAAACCGGATGCCACACTCAGCACCGTCCGCAACATGGTGGACAGTCGGGAAACGAGTTTCCGAGGTTTGCTGATCACCATGAAGCTCGGCGAATACGAAAACGCGGCCCACGTGGAACGCTGGTGCAATTTCATTCGCACCTGGGGAGTCGAGCGATTGGAAGTCCGCCAATTGGCTCGCAACCGCTGCGAAGTCTGCGTCGCCGTGACGATGCCCGCCTGA
- the mnmG gene encoding tRNA uridine-5-carboxymethylaminomethyl(34) synthesis enzyme MnmG, producing MFRTSAFPDCGLQPLTTNNPQNRYDYDVVVIGAGHAGTEAAAAAARLGAKTALLTTNLDTVGQMSCNPAIGGVAKGQIVREVDALGGLMGEAIDATGIQFRMLNRRKGPAMHSPRAQADKKAYQNFIKYRIETQPNLDLRQETVEDLITEPIPAGQDRLATQRVIGVRVRGDAVYHAPTVILTTGTFLQAIMHTGKSQSAGGRAGEGTTAGLSGALHRMGFTLDRFKTGTPPRLNARTIDYSGLEEQPGDDDPQPFSYLNDAIRSPQMACHIAHTNERVHDLIRANLDRAPMYSGQIDSRGPRYCPSIEDKVVRFADKSSHQLFLEPEGRQTCEVYVNGISTSLPRDVQDAMFRCIPGLENAAIMRYGYAVEYDYCPPTQLWPHLESKAVAGLFFAGQINGTTGYEEAAGQGLIAGLNAARTAASQTPWVPSRQDAYIGVLVDDLVTSGTDEPYRMFTSRAEYRLLLRQDNADRRLTPQADELGLIDAARRERFHQKLAEIERGTKLLQQSKIQPETGPTVRGDVYLRRPEVTWDVIAEQVPELASIGKGAAEQCAIDIKYAGYIDRQQAEVHKQSRHAEKAIPVSFDYDRIGPLRNEAKEKLTKIRPLNLGQAKRISGITPADLALVLAHLENHSLSQATPPASVDNHVSSDTDTTQPTSSVPDSP from the coding sequence GTGTTTCGAACATCGGCGTTTCCCGACTGTGGACTTCAACCATTGACCACGAACAATCCTCAAAATCGCTATGACTACGATGTCGTCGTCATCGGAGCCGGTCACGCGGGAACCGAAGCCGCTGCTGCTGCAGCTCGCCTGGGCGCTAAAACCGCACTCCTGACGACGAACCTGGACACGGTCGGGCAAATGTCCTGCAACCCAGCCATCGGCGGCGTCGCAAAGGGACAAATCGTTCGCGAAGTCGACGCTCTGGGTGGCTTGATGGGCGAAGCGATCGACGCCACGGGGATCCAATTCCGGATGCTCAATCGCCGCAAAGGCCCGGCGATGCACAGCCCCCGCGCTCAAGCGGACAAAAAGGCCTACCAGAATTTCATCAAGTATCGGATCGAGACCCAACCCAATCTCGACCTGCGGCAAGAGACCGTCGAGGACTTGATCACCGAACCGATCCCCGCGGGGCAAGACCGCTTGGCAACCCAGCGGGTCATCGGCGTGCGAGTCCGGGGGGACGCGGTTTATCACGCCCCCACGGTGATTCTGACGACCGGGACGTTCTTGCAAGCGATCATGCACACCGGGAAATCGCAATCCGCCGGAGGTCGCGCGGGCGAAGGAACCACCGCCGGACTCAGCGGCGCGCTGCATCGAATGGGGTTCACGCTGGATCGGTTCAAAACCGGCACGCCGCCGCGACTCAACGCTCGCACGATTGACTACTCGGGATTGGAAGAGCAACCCGGTGACGATGACCCGCAGCCATTCAGCTATCTCAACGATGCGATCCGCTCACCTCAGATGGCGTGCCACATCGCGCACACCAACGAACGGGTGCATGATCTGATCCGAGCGAACTTGGATCGAGCCCCGATGTACAGCGGCCAAATCGACTCACGCGGCCCTCGCTATTGCCCGTCGATCGAAGACAAAGTCGTCCGCTTTGCTGACAAATCCAGCCACCAGCTGTTCCTCGAACCCGAAGGCCGGCAAACGTGCGAGGTGTACGTCAACGGCATCTCGACCAGCCTGCCGCGTGACGTTCAAGACGCGATGTTCCGCTGCATCCCGGGCTTGGAAAACGCCGCGATCATGCGTTACGGGTACGCCGTCGAATACGACTACTGCCCGCCCACTCAGCTGTGGCCGCACCTGGAATCCAAAGCGGTCGCGGGGCTGTTCTTTGCCGGGCAAATCAACGGCACAACAGGATATGAAGAAGCCGCCGGACAAGGCCTGATCGCGGGCTTGAACGCCGCCCGGACCGCCGCTTCCCAAACGCCTTGGGTGCCCTCCCGACAAGACGCTTACATCGGCGTGCTGGTCGATGACTTGGTGACCAGCGGCACCGATGAGCCCTACCGAATGTTCACCAGCCGCGCTGAATATCGGTTGCTGCTGCGACAGGACAACGCCGACCGCCGGCTGACGCCTCAAGCCGATGAACTGGGGCTGATCGACGCCGCTCGGCGCGAACGATTCCATCAAAAACTGGCCGAAATCGAACGCGGGACCAAGCTGCTGCAACAATCCAAGATCCAACCTGAAACCGGCCCAACCGTTCGCGGCGACGTCTACCTGCGTCGCCCCGAGGTGACCTGGGACGTGATCGCGGAACAAGTCCCTGAACTGGCGAGCATTGGAAAAGGAGCCGCTGAACAGTGCGCCATCGATATCAAGTACGCCGGCTACATCGATCGCCAACAAGCGGAAGTTCACAAGCAATCGCGGCACGCTGAAAAAGCGATCCCCGTTTCGTTTGACTACGATCGAATTGGACCGCTTCGCAACGAAGCGAAGGAAAAGCTCACGAAAATTCGCCCGTTGAACTTGGGACAAGCCAAACGGATCAGCGGGATCACGCCGGCGGACTTGGCACTCGTGCTCGCTCACCTTGAAAACCATTCGCTCTCACAAGCGACGCCCCCCGCGTCTGTTGACAACCACGTCTCCTCCGACACCGACACCACTCAACCCACCTCCTCAGTTCCGGATTCCCCTTGA
- a CDS encoding glycosyltransferase family 9 protein, producing MSLEPSSPMRILLGQPGDLSDCILTLPVACSLKEHFPESHVTIAVGVEQADFLEQHSAIDDVIELPTRWNRSPRGIRSVKQTLDSQTYEVAIDCDDSFVSALVCQLSGANRRIGWDTMPRFAPRRRLLNELVTPVFHHVVDRRLELLTPLAVDRPQARFDWPVDSSDHRWAMRYRHRWAGQDLAMMDTGRVSTSVGWMFDRYAATARYLADRFQMHTIVTWRTFEERLKAEQIVACAGAAASLAPDMTLSLAAALSPLTRVVIAEDTSILHASVAAGANVVGLYGPLEGTGSPSARGPYQQHALAMENKARGGSPNREAINRVGVEHVCQWIDQLQAPAFAEAA from the coding sequence ATGTCACTTGAGCCATCTTCTCCCATGCGGATTCTGCTCGGCCAACCTGGTGATCTTTCTGATTGCATTTTGACATTGCCCGTCGCGTGTTCACTGAAAGAGCATTTCCCGGAATCGCATGTCACGATCGCGGTCGGAGTGGAGCAAGCTGACTTCTTGGAGCAGCATTCTGCGATTGACGACGTCATTGAATTGCCAACCCGATGGAACCGGTCTCCACGTGGCATCCGCAGCGTCAAGCAGACGCTGGATTCGCAGACCTACGAGGTGGCCATCGATTGTGATGATTCCTTTGTTTCTGCCTTGGTTTGTCAGTTGTCGGGCGCCAATCGCCGAATTGGTTGGGACACGATGCCACGTTTCGCACCCCGACGCCGCTTGCTCAACGAGTTGGTGACACCGGTGTTTCACCATGTGGTGGACCGTCGGTTGGAGTTGTTGACGCCGCTCGCCGTGGATCGACCACAAGCCCGGTTTGATTGGCCGGTCGATTCGTCTGATCACCGTTGGGCGATGCGATACCGACATCGTTGGGCTGGGCAAGACTTGGCAATGATGGACACCGGGCGGGTTTCCACGTCGGTCGGATGGATGTTTGATCGCTACGCTGCGACCGCACGCTATTTGGCGGACCGGTTTCAAATGCATACCATCGTGACCTGGCGAACGTTCGAGGAACGATTGAAGGCGGAGCAGATTGTGGCTTGTGCCGGGGCCGCCGCTTCGCTGGCACCTGACATGACGCTATCATTGGCCGCCGCACTCAGCCCATTGACTCGGGTTGTGATTGCGGAAGACACTTCGATCTTGCACGCATCGGTCGCGGCTGGTGCCAATGTGGTGGGTTTGTATGGTCCACTGGAAGGAACCGGATCGCCTTCCGCTCGCGGACCGTACCAGCAACACGCCTTGGCAATGGAAAACAAAGCCCGCGGCGGATCGCCCAATCGAGAAGCCATTAACCGGGTCGGCGTCGAACACGTCTGCCAATGGATTGATCAACTTCAGGCTCCCGCGTTTGCGGAGGCAGCCTAA
- a CDS encoding glycosyltransferase family 10 domain-containing protein, which translates to MTDRVGIVPFGNAAESYHRMLPAFPGTLGQSAVPGESRDEPLGQVHFSHDLEDADWLVVAHLTAEVLQTTIPRSRRILVTGEPSPAVDIGARNANQFGILISPYNIPGYTGTWVPSHGGLPWFFGRQTESLRRLEDLEALPVPEKSPTISAVISTKVLHEGHRQRLRFVHRLQEAIGDRLHLYGRGIREVNDKADAILPHAYHLSLENVCEPNYWSEKISDAFLGYSLPLYAGCTNIENWFEPDSYVTLHLDDIDGSVKQVQQILDSDLYSQRLPAIRRSRERVLHHETLFHLLARTIVVNPSDDPRLATAETIHTKPERTVWQKVRKEFKRTYHRLTFRP; encoded by the coding sequence ATGACCGACCGCGTTGGCATCGTTCCCTTTGGCAATGCGGCCGAGAGCTACCACCGAATGCTGCCCGCATTCCCAGGGACGCTTGGCCAATCTGCTGTGCCTGGTGAATCACGGGATGAACCGCTAGGCCAAGTTCATTTCAGTCACGATTTGGAGGACGCGGATTGGTTGGTGGTCGCTCATCTGACCGCCGAGGTGCTCCAAACAACGATTCCACGGTCGCGGCGTATTTTGGTGACCGGCGAGCCTTCTCCTGCGGTCGACATCGGTGCCCGCAATGCCAACCAGTTTGGGATTTTGATCTCGCCCTACAACATCCCGGGTTACACGGGGACTTGGGTTCCCAGTCATGGTGGATTGCCATGGTTCTTCGGGCGACAAACCGAATCGCTTCGCCGACTGGAAGATCTCGAAGCCTTGCCCGTGCCTGAGAAGTCGCCGACGATCTCCGCAGTCATCTCCACCAAGGTATTGCACGAAGGCCACCGGCAACGTTTGCGGTTCGTCCATCGGTTGCAAGAAGCGATCGGTGACCGGTTGCACCTGTATGGTCGCGGAATTCGTGAAGTGAACGACAAAGCCGACGCGATCTTGCCGCATGCGTATCACCTGTCGCTCGAAAATGTCTGCGAGCCGAATTACTGGAGCGAGAAGATCAGCGATGCGTTCTTGGGATACTCCCTGCCGTTGTATGCGGGTTGCACCAACATTGAAAACTGGTTCGAGCCTGACAGTTACGTGACGCTCCATCTCGATGACATTGATGGCTCGGTCAAGCAAGTCCAGCAGATCCTCGATAGCGATCTTTACTCGCAGCGTTTGCCCGCGATTCGCCGAAGTCGGGAACGAGTCCTGCATCACGAAACGCTGTTTCATCTGCTCGCCCGAACGATCGTTGTTAATCCAAGCGACGACCCACGCCTGGCCACGGCAGAAACGATCCACACCAAGCCGGAACGAACGGTCTGGCAAAAGGTCCGCAAAGAGTTCAAACGCACCTACCACCGACTCACGTTTCGACCGTGA
- a CDS encoding metallopeptidase, which translates to MMPQAQRTLSNGRLLGLSFLCLAVLTPALANDSPAKSPPRFDPVVREIEGWKVHVEPVLLGDRVSGDGVSENDHRSLTMLANHLQRIQILIPSETLAKLQQVEIWLEEEHPSLGTMQYHPSRGWLLAHGHDERLTKKVHLPRANQLLSKEQMLKHPAMILHELAHAYHDQFLSFDQPEIIAAFEEAKAGKRYEDVLLYTGRTVRHYGLSNHKEYFAEGTEAYFYRNDFFPFVRAELKQHDPTLHDLLGRLWGERQSK; encoded by the coding sequence TTTCAAACGGGAGACTGCTTGGTCTCTCGTTTCTTTGTCTGGCGGTTCTGACGCCGGCATTGGCGAACGACAGCCCAGCCAAATCGCCCCCGCGATTCGATCCAGTGGTCCGTGAGATCGAAGGCTGGAAGGTGCACGTCGAACCCGTTCTTCTGGGTGATCGTGTTTCGGGTGACGGTGTTTCCGAGAATGACCATCGCTCGCTGACGATGCTTGCCAACCATCTGCAACGCATCCAGATTCTGATCCCTTCCGAAACACTTGCGAAGTTGCAGCAAGTCGAGATCTGGCTCGAAGAAGAACATCCGAGTCTGGGAACGATGCAGTACCATCCCAGCCGTGGCTGGTTGCTGGCCCATGGACACGATGAGCGACTGACGAAGAAGGTTCACCTTCCACGAGCGAATCAGTTGCTATCGAAGGAGCAGATGCTCAAGCATCCCGCCATGATTCTGCACGAACTGGCGCATGCCTACCACGATCAATTTTTGAGCTTCGATCAACCGGAAATCATTGCCGCGTTTGAAGAAGCCAAGGCGGGGAAGCGATACGAAGATGTGTTGCTGTACACCGGCCGAACCGTCCGCCACTACGGGTTGAGCAACCACAAGGAATACTTTGCCGAAGGCACCGAGGCTTACTTCTATCGAAACGACTTCTTCCCTTTCGTGCGAGCCGAACTCAAGCAACATGATCCAACCCTGCACGATCTCCTCGGCCGACTGTGGGGCGAACGCCAAAGCAAGTAG